The sequence TTGGATCGCTTTGCGGAATTCCCCGCCCGCCGAGATATAATCTCCACGGTCATAAGCCCTCATCCCGATCTCGAACTGCGCGTCGGGAGCCAGTGGCGAATCGCTGAAATCATCGACCAGTTCCGCCAGCCTCGCGTCGCTGCTGTCCTCAAGACCGATGCGATACAGAGCCTGGGTGATTCCGGATCTCGCTTCCACCGAGGCGGGAGTATCCGGGTAGAGGCTGGCGACCTGCTTGAACTGCTCCAGCGCTTCCTCGTCCCTGCCTTCGTTATAATCGCAACTGGCCAGCTTCACCATAGCGCCGGCTGTTCTGTCCCGATCGGAAGTATTGTCGATCAGCCCCCTGAAGCATCTTCTTGCCTCTTCGTAATGTCCCGTGTGGAAATACAGGTCTCCCGCTCTTTTCCATGCCTCGAGGGCGGTGGGGGAACCTGGACTGGCGGCGACGACCCCTTCCCAGCACGCGGCCGCGTTCCCCGGCCTGCCGAGCCTCAGGTAACAGAGCCCTGACTGGTAAAGAGCAAAGATATGATCGTCATGCTCGGGAAATCTCCTGTAGAAATCATTGTATCGGAGCACCGCCTCTTCATATTCTTTCCTGTTGAAAAATGAATGGGCTATCGTCAGGGAAGCAGCGCTGATATTCTCCTGATCATCCTGCGCCGAATAACGCGCGAGCATCCTCTCTTCCGTCTCTATTGCCAGATCTTCCCTTCCCTGCTTCGCGTAAGTCCAGGCGAGCAGCTTGTTCGCCTTTACGCCGGCAGGGTGGTCCGGAAATTCCTCGAACAGTTTTTCCAGTGTCGCCTGCGCCTGGGTAAAGCGCGATTCGGCGGCTAGAGCATCGGCGTCAAGAAGAAGGGCGTACGCTCTCCACCGGGATCTGCTCGATGGCATCTTATGGAGCACCAGATGGGGTGCGCCAGCTAGAAGTCCCATGTCTCCGGTCTGGTGGTATGAGTACTCCAGGAGGCAGAGGGCAGCTTCGGCTAATTCCTGGTGCTCCAAAGACCTGAACCGGTATGTGGACCCATCCGGCTCTCCCCAGTATCTGTCCAGCACAAGCTGAAAATATGGCGCCGCCGCGGACGGCAGGCCCTGTTCGAGCAGTCCCACTCCGGCAAGATATACGGCGGCTGGAGCTTCCGGTGAATATGGATACCCCGAAGCGACCGCCTGATATGTACTGTTGGCTTCGACATTCCGTCCGAGAGCGTCAAGACAACGGGCTATCCTGTACAATGAAGCCCCGGCCAGCCTATGATCGAAGAACTTTTCAAGAAGCCTGTTGAACTCCGTGATCGAATCCTCGTACCTTCCCTGGTGCCATCTCATCTCTCCCATCGCGAATCGTGCCCTGGCCGCTTCATCAGAATTCCCCTCGGCGATTTCGCGCATGACCCCATACCCCGCGCCTTCGTCGCCGGAGAGAAAGAGGCTCAGCGCTTCAAGATATCGGAGGCGGACGGAGAGGTCGCCGCGGGTAAGGCCGGCGCCAGTCTGGTTGAGACGGGCGGCAGCCTTTCGATAATCGTCTTTGCTGGAAAATATCCTCGCCTTGGCGAAAAGGGCGAAACCCTGAAGATTCGAATCGGGATACCGGTCGGCCAGATGCTGGTAGGCTCCAGCCGCTTTGAAAAGATCCCCTTTCCTCTCGAATGCCAGGCCCTTTAGTATAAGAGCAGGAGCACTCTCTCCCGCCCTCTCCAGTGAAAGGATACAGGCATCGTCATCTTCGCCGAGGTATTCGATGGTAGCGACAGCAAGATTCAGCCCTCGATCGTTTTTCATCCATGGAATATCGCTCCCCAGGATAAAGGCTTTCCCCGCGGCTTCATCAATACGGCCGGCCCGGATATCATTCCAGATCCCAGCCAGACGGGCATACGGCGAAAGAGGGCTGGAAGGAAAAGCCCTGCTCCACTCTTTCCATTCTTTTTCCGCCTCATCGCCAAGCCCAGCCGCTTCGAGATTCCTTATCCTGGCGAAAAAAGCATCATCGGCGAAATCGTCTCCCTTTGATCTCTTCAGCGCCTCGCCGAACCGGTCGGCTGCCGTTTCGTATTCCCCCGCCATCGCCCTTGCCTGCCCCTCGAGGAAAAAGACTTCGGCGAGTATATCGGCGGGAAGTCCCGCTCTCTTGATCATCTCAAGCGAACTTACGATCTCCCGGGAAACAAACAACTTCGTCTGGAATGAACCGGATCTTGCCCCTTCCAGTTCTCTGCCCAGCTGCGACAGGGTCAGCGGTCCCAGAATATCCGTACGCTGCTTTCCTGCCCCGGGAACAGCCGCTGACAGCATCGAGGATATCATCAGTATTACGACCGCGATCGTCAAAGTCGTTACGGCTATCGCTCTGTCCTGGTTATTT is a genomic window of Candidatus Krumholzibacteriota bacterium containing:
- a CDS encoding tetratricopeptide repeat protein → MPQNNQDRAIAVTTLTIAVVILMISSMLSAAVPGAGKQRTDILGPLTLSQLGRELEGARSGSFQTKLFVSREIVSSLEMIKRAGLPADILAEVFFLEGQARAMAGEYETAADRFGEALKRSKGDDFADDAFFARIRNLEAAGLGDEAEKEWKEWSRAFPSSPLSPYARLAGIWNDIRAGRIDEAAGKAFILGSDIPWMKNDRGLNLAVATIEYLGEDDDACILSLERAGESAPALILKGLAFERKGDLFKAAGAYQHLADRYPDSNLQGFALFAKARIFSSKDDYRKAAARLNQTGAGLTRGDLSVRLRYLEALSLFLSGDEGAGYGVMREIAEGNSDEAARARFAMGEMRWHQGRYEDSITEFNRLLEKFFDHRLAGASLYRIARCLDALGRNVEANSTYQAVASGYPYSPEAPAAVYLAGVGLLEQGLPSAAAPYFQLVLDRYWGEPDGSTYRFRSLEHQELAEAALCLLEYSYHQTGDMGLLAGAPHLVLHKMPSSRSRWRAYALLLDADALAAESRFTQAQATLEKLFEEFPDHPAGVKANKLLAWTYAKQGREDLAIETEERMLARYSAQDDQENISAASLTIAHSFFNRKEYEEAVLRYNDFYRRFPEHDDHIFALYQSGLCYLRLGRPGNAAACWEGVVAASPGSPTALEAWKRAGDLYFHTGHYEEARRCFRGLIDNTSDRDRTAGAMVKLASCDYNEGRDEEALEQFKQVASLYPDTPASVEARSGITQALYRIGLEDSSDARLAELVDDFSDSPLAPDAQFEIGMRAYDRGDYISAGGEFRKAIQRFPTYSAADRAWFFMADSYSRADSISLARLAWEEFLAYFEKSEFEPAATFRLGMIRFNEGEYTVAAEDFNAVLEMDADEETKLASIYNLGMCYRILGDYDAAIAMLDRYRTNGVAVAGDNGPDRTREMEVSKLLGEIYEEQKMFEKAAREFARILPAAEEVPSLQIELNYHIGYCRERMGDPEKALAAYIKAVDSEDKTDPFRISAVIRSAALHEKKMNFKNALIAYRDIIRHTDDPDLIGAARERVAQIEEALK